Within Octopus bimaculoides isolate UCB-OBI-ISO-001 chromosome 20, ASM119413v2, whole genome shotgun sequence, the genomic segment TAAATAAGGCAcaaatggaaataattaaaaagaatgatAAAGGTATTGAGTTGTGGAAGGTGATCTGGGAAAGAGAGCAATTGCCAAAACAGACTTGTTATactgaactaaaaaaaaagactatggtATTGAACTGCTGGATTTTAGATGTATTTGATTGAACGGCAAAACGGTTTCAATGTAACCACTCGACTTCGGGGGTCGAGTGGGCATTCCGCCTCATTATATCATCTTTTTCATgattcattcgtttcttttaattttgcttctttctttatgCCTCcgttttataattttagttcccCGATATTATATTTATACCGTCTATGTTGGCCCctggtgggtaataaagaaatcggcatttcgtctgtctttatgttctgagttcaaattccgccgaggtcgactttgcctttcatcctttaggagtcgataaattaagtaccagttgcgtactggagatcgatctaatcgactggtccctctccctaaaaatttcgggccttgtgcctagagtagaaaagatttggcctcggcagaatctgaactcagcaAGCACAGTATCGGAACAAAACCTCGAGACATTCTGATCTACGTTCTTACGACTCTACCGTTTCGCTTCCTATAATTCTACCCACCTACCCTACCTTCACGATGAAATGAAATCTTCCGTagttacttttttatttattatcagagCGATTCATTGATGTGGAAATCGAAGTGGTTAACAGAGGATCCTATAGTGAAAGGTATGTTAATGTGATTTTTAATTTAACAAACAGCCGCTTATTTATTCCAACGTTGCATTCCTGGAAATCTCGACATAATTTGAaacattttccatatttatttcccTGGTGCAGCGAAGCTAAAAGGGCGTTGCACTTCGTGTTACAGAACATCGTGTCGCAGTGATGTTTTCAGCTAATATGCTTCCGTAACGCGGGAATACTTGTATGCGTGTATTATTTTCGTTTACATCGAAgccgaaatttttttttctactatcgGTGCaaggggcctgaaattttggaggtgctattacatcgacccccaatgctcaactggtacttattttatcgtctccaaaagggtgaaagacgAACTCGAACTCTCCGGAATTAGAACTCCGAACgaaaaggtggacgaaatgccggtaagcattttgtccggctcgcTAAAGACTACTagttcgtcgccttaataataaaaatgtagttaggcggtgctccagcatcgccgaagtcaaataacaaataaaagaattaaaattaggcgcaggtgtggatagatggtaagaagtttgcttccgaaccacttGATGCCGGtttaatcccactgcgtgacaccttgggcaagtgtcttcaactatagcctcaggccgaccaaagcctgtgagtgggtttggtagacggaaactgagaaaaGTCTGGTGCCTATTCCGTCAGTCTATCTTGCCGAACCGCTCAATTACGAGGACAGAAACAAACCATCATCGGTCGTAAAGCGGCAaaggcactggggttgattttagCCCCTTTTTGTCGATATTGGAAAGACACTAATACAAAGACGTGCACGCGCGCGAtggacttctacacagtttccgccaaccaaatttACTCCCAAGGCATTTGTTGGcccgagactgtagtagaaggcacttgcccaacgtgccacgctgtgagactgaacctgcaTCCACGTGGTTGGAAAACGATCTTATCGATGCATTCAAACCCACCCTCATAGTAAATATATagtcatctctttttttttctttttttctttttaggttgaacattaagaaattaaaaattttttcccTGTTGCGTTTCTGTACGAAAACTCggagataaaaacaaaacgaaaatcgGCAAAACGAAGACAAACCGAAGATGTCTTCGAAATCGGCATCGGTTACCAAAGCTTCGGAAAAAGCTGCAAAACCAAAGTTTGCCAACCCAAAAGCGATAAATGCACAACGAACTGCGTCAAGGAAACGACGGCAAGAGACCTTTACTTTATACATCTATAAAGTCTTAAAACAAGTTCACCCAGATATTGGGATTACGTCAAAAGCCATTTCAATAATGAACAGCTTTGTTAACGATGTGTTCGAGAAAATTTCGGCAGAATCTTCTCGCTTGGCCTACATTAATAAACGATCTACCATCACGAGCAGAGACATTCAAACATCTGTGCGTCTACTCCTGCCTGGGGAATTGAGCAAGCATGCCATCAGTGAGGGTACGAAGGCCGTTACGAAGTATATgaatagtaaataaaaagaaaattttagtaaaataaaaccaACTTTCTTTctggacttgttttttttttttttNNNNNNNNNNNNNNNNNNNNNNNNNNNNNNNNNNNNNNNNNNNNNNNNNNNNNNNNNNNNNNNNNNNNNNNNNNNNNNNNNNNNNNNNNNNNNNNNNNNNNNNNNNNNNNNNNNNNNNNNNNNNNNNNNNNNNNNNNNNNNNNNNNNNNNNNNNNNNNNNNNNNNNNNNNNNNNNNNNNNNNNNNNNNNNNNNNNNNNNNNNNNNNNNNNNNNNNNNNNNNNNNNNNNNNNNNNNNNNNNNNNNNNNNNNNNNNNNNNNNNNNNNNNNNNNNNNNNNNNNNNNNNNNNNNNNNNNNNNNNNNNNNNNNNNNNNNNNNNNNNNNNNNNNNNNNNNNNNNNNNNNNNNNNNNNNNNNNNNNNNNNNNNNNNNNNNNNNNNNNNNNNNNNNNNNNNNNNNNNNNNNNNNNNNNNNNNNNNNNNNNNNNNNNNNNNNNNNNNNNNNNNNNNgaatcgttagagcatcggggaaaatgcttagcgacatttcgttcctaagattctgagttcaaattccgccggggtcgataaaataagcactgggttcGTTTTAGCCCTTTTTGGCGATATTTGAAAGGGTTATTAGGAAAAA encodes:
- the LOC128250235 gene encoding late histone H2B.L4-like, which translates into the protein MSSKSASVTKASEKAAKPKFANPKAINAQRTASRKRRQETFTLYIYKVLKQVHPDIGITSKAISIMNSFVNDVFEKISAESSRLAYINKRSTITSRDIQTSVRLLLPGELSKHAISEGTKAVTKYMNSK